Within Cnuibacter physcomitrellae, the genomic segment TCAGTCGTCCATGCTACCGCATCCGCACCGCCGACCCGCCACGTCACATCCCGCACCCAGCATCGACACCTGTCGTTCACCGCTCGTCCCGTCGCGCGACACCTCGGCTCCCTAGCGTCGGCGACGTTTGTCCCCAGCAGGGGTCACGCCCGGTCCGGCGTGCGAAGCGCCGACCGTCACGACCACCGACATCGAGAGCTGCACCGCATGCCATCACCGACCCGAAGGGCGTTCGCCGCCCTGCTCGCCGGAGCCACCGGCCTTACCCTGGGAACGGGAGCCGTCGTCGCGGCGCCCGCCGCCGTCGCGGCCCCCGTCCCCGCCGCGGCCCCCGTCCCCGCCGTCCCCCCGCTCGTCGTCACCGAGATCGACCCCGACAACGTCGGGGACGACCACTACGAGTTCTTCGAGCTCGCCAACACGACGGACGCGGACATCGACCTGACCGCGTCGGGCCTGTCGCTGACGTACATCTACGCCGACGGCGACGACCGCGCGAAGGACAAGGCTCTCACCGTTCCCGCCGGCAGCGTCGTCCCGGCTCACGGCGCCGCGGTGGTCTGGCTGCAGTACGCGTCGGGCAAGGTGGACTCGTTCTCGAAGACCGACGACGACTTCCGGGCGCACTTCCCGGAGGGCGCCGAGGACTATCCGATCATCCATGCCACCGGGCAGGCCGGGATGGCCAACGGCGGCGACCGAGGCATCCGCGTCATCGACGGCTCAGGCGCGGCCATCAGCTGGTCGTTCTACCCGACGGGCTCGGTGGGAGCGGACCTGAGCGCGCACTTCGCGCTCCCCGCCGATCCGACCGCACCGTCGATGCGAGTGCTGACCGCGCAGGCGGAGGCGACGCCCGGCGTCGTCGACCCCGCCGCGCTCCAGCGCCCCGGCGACACGGCCCCCGGCCCCGACCCCGACCCCGAGCCGACGGACCCCGGCGAGCCCGCACCCGGCCCTCAGCCCGACCCCACGCTGGTCACGGCGCCGCTGCAGGTCAGCGAGCTCCTCCCCGACTCCGCCAACGTCGGCACCGGCGACGGCTACGAGTTCATCGAGGTGTACAACGCCACGAGCGAACCGGTCGACTTCGGCGACTACACCATCCGGTACCTCTACCCGCTGGAGGACCTCACCAACAGCCAGACCGCGCTCTGGCCCGCCCAGCCCTCTAACCCGGTCATCCCGGCGGGCGGGACGCTGGTGCTCTGGGTGAAGAACGGCGCCAACGACGCGCTCACCGCGGCGGACTTCAACGCGAAGTTCGGCACGTCGCTCACCGCGGGGACGGACCTCGTCGAGATCCACTCCGCGGGCATGGCCAACGGCAGCCCCCGTGGCATCGAGGTCATCACCAACACCGGCTTCAGCGTCAACCGGGCCTACTACAACCTCGCCGGCGCCGACGACACCGTGGCCGACCAGGGCATCCAGTACGCCGTCGACGGAGCGGACACCACGCGTCAGCGCCTCGGCGGGCTCGCCCCGGCATCGCCCGGCGCCGTGAGCGCCGACCAGGTGCCCACCGGACTCATGCTCCCGGCGCATGACACGGCCGCGCCGACCATCACCGACACCACCGCCTCGACGATCACGCCGGACGTCCCCTTCCGCTTCGCGTTCTCGGTGACCGACGACACGCAGGTGCGCACCGTGACCCTCCGCTGGAAGACGAACGTCGACGCCGGGTTCCGCTCGGTCAACCTCACCTCGGACGGCTCGGACGGGTACTCGTTCACCGTCCCCGCCGCCGATCTGACCGGCGCGCGCTCGGTGGACTACCAGGTCACGGCCTCCGACGGCCGGTCGCTCTCCTCGACCGAGGTCGTGCACCTCCCGGTCGACGGCGCCGACGCCTCGCCGCTGCGGCTCAACGTGACCGACGGGCAGTTCGTGGCGGGGCAGACGCGGCTCGCCGCGGCGACCGACGACGCCTCCGACCCCGTGACGCTGAGCGTCGACGGCACGCCCGTGCCGACCACGGCCTCGCTCGAGTCCGAGCCGGTGTTCGCGTTCGACGCGAGCGGCGTCAACGTCTTCTTCAAGAACGGCGTGCGGATCGGCGACGACGTCCTGCGCATCTTCGACGACGGCATCCCGGAGGGCTACGAGACGATCGCGACCTCCGTGCCGCTGTCGTACGTCACGCAGGGGCAGGAGCTCGTGGTGAGCGTCTGGGCGGGCACGAAGGCCGCACCCGTCATCGATCCGAACGAGAACAACGACGACTTCACCATCAAGAACCTGCGGCTCGTGCTCCCCGACGGCCGGACGCTCACCCCGGTGGGCTACGACGACCCGTCGACGGTGCTGCAGATGGGCGACTCGACCGGGAAGCTCGACTACTACGACGCGCGCTTCGTGCTGCCGGACGACGCCTTCGCCGCGAAGGCCGCCCTCTGGGACACCACGACCGTCGCGGACGGTCCGCACACCGTCCGCGCCAGCGCGACCGGGTCGGAGGTCTCCGCGTCGGTCTCGGTCGACAACACCGCGCCGGTCATCACGACGGAGGCCGTCGACGGCACCGAGTACCGCGGCGGGTTCACGCTCGACGCCTCCGTGACGGATGCGGGGTCGGGCGTGGCGTCCTCCGACGCGACGCTGGACGGGTCGCGGATCGTCCTCCCCTACGCCACCTCCTCGGTGACGCTGGCCTCGGGGACGCACTCGTTCGTCGTGACGGCGAAGGATGCGCTCGGCAACACCGCGACCCGCACCGTCTCGTTCACGACGCCCGACGAGCAGCCCGGGACGGAGCTCGTCTCCCCCGTCGACGGCGCGATCGTCGGCTCCCACGACGTCGACCTCACGGCGACGCCGACCGACCCCTCGGGCGACGTGCTCGACGTCGACGTCGCGAAGGGCTACCGCCTCGACCCCGTCGACGCCGAGGTGTCGAGCTGGAAGGGCGCCACGCAGATCGCCGCGGGCACGGACCGCAGCGACCGCACGGCCATCACCGGCGAGGAGCTGGCCGCGATGACCGGCGTCGACGGCATCGACTCGTCGGTGTCGAGCGACACGGCGTTCCCGTACGAGATGTTCGACGTGACCGTCCCGGCCGATGCGGGCGACGACTTCCAGGCCCGCCTGGCGTGGTCGGGGTCGGCCAACGCGAACGCCAAGGTGCTGATGTACGTGCTGAACACCGCATCCGGCTCGTGGGAGGAGGTGGACCGTCACGTCACCGCATCCGGCACGGCGCCCGAGTCGTTCGACCTCGGCGCGACGGTGCCCGCCGCCGATCACGTGGCCGACGGTGTGATCACGGTGCTCGTGCAGCACTCCGAGGGCTTCACCTCGGGCGACCTCTCGGCGCGCTCGTCGGACGTGACGCCGTACCATCCGGACGCGACCCCGCGCTCGGACTACGACTTCACCCTCGCGTGGGAGACGGACACCCAGTACTACAACGCGAACCCGGAGTACTACCAGCACCAGCTCGACATCCACGACTTCGTCCTCGACCAGCGCGACGACCTCAACCTGCAGTACCTCTTCCACACGGGCGACATCGTCGACGACTCGACGATCGAGGACCAGTGGCTGCGGGCGGACGCCGCGTACGACGAGCTGGACGCCGCGGGCCTGCCCTACGGCGTGCTGGCGGGCAACCACGACGTCGGCCACAAGGAGGACGACTACTCGCACTACTCGCAGTGGTTCGGCGCCTCGCGGTACGCGTCGAACCCCTGGTACGGCGACAGCTACCTCGACAACCGCGGGCACTACGACCTGTTCTCCGCCGGCGGCATCGACTTCATGGTCGTGTCGATGGGATGGGGTCCGGGCGACGCGGAGATCGCCTGGATGAACGACGTCATCGCCCAGTACCCGGAGCGGAAGGTGATCCTCAACCTGCACGAGTTCATGCTCACCACGGGCGGCCTCGGCGACATCCCGCAGCGCATCCAGGACGAGGTCGTGGCGACGAACGCGAACGTGATGATGGTCATGTCCGGCCACTACCACGACGCCTTCACCCGGACGGATGCGTTCGACGACGACGGGGACGGCGTCGCCGAGCGCACCGTGTACTCGATGCTGTTCGACTACCAGGGCCTCGCGGAGGGCGGCCTCGGCTACCTGCGCCTGCTCCACTTCGACGACGCGACCGGCACCATCACGGTCCGGACGTACTCGCCGTCGCTCGACGACTTCGACTCCGACGACCCGACGCTCGACATGCAGAACCAGGAGTTCACCATGTCATACGACACGCTCGGCATCACGCCTGCGACGAAGGAGCTGTCGACGGAGGCGTTCAGCGCCGACATCCTGACGACCGACGTCATCGGATCGCTCGAGGACGTCGCCAGCGGCACGACCGTGACCGTGCCCTGGACCGGCCTCGCGAACGGCCCGCACGGATGGTACGTGCGGACCGAGGACCCCTACGGCGCGATCGACCTCTCGGCGGTGCGGACGTTCACCGTGGCCGCGGTCGACGAGCCGGGGAACCCCGGCGGCCCGGGCACCCCGGGTGAGCCCGGCACGCCCGGTGGGCCCGGCACGCCCGGTGGGCCCGGCACGCCCGGCCAGCCCGAGGATCCGTCCGACTCCGACAGCGGGGACGGCGCGGGAGCCGACGCGGGGGCCGGGGTGACCGCCCCGACCGGCGCGGGCTCCGGTGCGGCGCAGGACGGCCTCGCCGCGACCGGCGCGGCGCCCCTGCTCGGCGGCGCGGCCGCCGCGCTGCTGCTCGCGCTCGGCACCGTGGCGCTCGTGCTGCGCCGCCGCCGCGCGCACTAGCGGCGGGACGGCACGGGGGCGGGACCGCATCCGCGGCCTCGCCCCCGTCGCCATGCCACCGCGCCGTCGCCATGCCACCGCGCCGTCGCCGGGACAGACGGGCGCGGATGCGGAAGACTGTACGAGGGCGCGCGAGGAGCGGGCCCGAAGACGGCACGGAGGAAGAATGACCGAACAGGGCAAGGCCAACATCGGTGTGGTGGGAATGGCGGTGATGGGCTCGAACCTCGCCCGGAACCTGGCCAGCCGCGAGGGCAACACGGTGGCGGTGTACAACCGCTCCCCTGAGCGCACCCGCAAGCTGGTGTCGGAGCATCCGGAGGCGGGGTTCCTCGCGTCGGAGTCCGTCGACGACTTCGTCGCGTCGCTGTCGAAGCCGCGCACCGCGATCATCATGGTCCAGGCCGGCGCGGGCACGGACGCGGTCATCGCCGAGCTGGCCGACCGCTTCGAGCCCGGCGACATCATCGTCGACGGCGGGAACGCGAACTTCCACGACACCATCCGCCGCGAGAAGGACGTCTCGGCCCGCGGCATCCACTTCGTCGGCACCGGCATCTCCGGCGGCGAGGAGGGCGCCCTGAACGGACCCTCGATCATGCCCGGCGGCACCGCCGAGGCCTACGAGACCCTCGGCCCCATCCTCGCCTCGATCGCGGCGGTCGCCGAGGGCGAGCCGTGCGTGACCCACATCGGCACCGACGGCGCAGGCCACTTCGTCAAGATGGTGCACAACGGCATCGAGTACGCCGACATGCAGCTCATCGCCGAGGCCTACGACCTGCTCCGCACGCTCACCAAGCGCGAGCCCGCCGAGCTGGCCGAGGTGTTCGAGACCTGGAACTCGGGCGACCTCGAGTCGTACCTCATCGAGATCACCGCCGAGGTGCTGAAGCAGGTCGACGCGAAGACCGGCAAGCCGTTCGTCGACATCGTCCTCGACCAGGCCGGGGCCAAGGGCACCGGCGCGTGGACCGTGCAGAACGCCCTCGACCTGGGCACCCCGGTCGGCGGCATCGCCGAGGCCGTGTTCGCGCGCTCACTGTCGTCGCACCCGGAGCAGCGCGAGGCCGTGCAGAAGACGATCCAGTCGCGCCCCGACGTCGTCGAGGTGGACGTCGACTCGTTCGCCGACGACATCCGCGCCGCGCTCTACGCGTCGAAGGTGGTCGCCTACGCGCAGGGCTTCGACGAGATCATCGCCGGAGCGAAGCAGTACGGCTGGGAGATCGACAAGGGAGCGGTGGCGAAGATCTGGCGGGCGGGCTGCATCATCCGCGCCCAGTTCCTCAACCGCATCGTCGAGGCGTACGAGAACGACCCCGACATCACGTCGCTCCTCGAGGACCCGTACTTCGCCAAGGCCGTCGCCGAGGGCGAGGCCGCCTGGCGGCGCGTGGTCTCGACCGCCGCCCTGTCGGGTGTGCCGATCCCCGGGTTCAGCTCGGCGCTGTCGTACTACGACGGCCTCGCGTCGAAGCGCCTGCCCGCCGCCCTCATCCAGGGTCAGCGCGACTTCTTCGGCGCGCACACCTACAAGCGCGTCGACGAGCCCGGCGTGTTCCACACGCTCTGGTCGGGCGACCGCTCGGAGATCGAGACCGAGCCCAGCACGCACTAGAAACCCGTTTCGCCATACCAGCGCTGTTTCGCCACGTCGATCGACATGGCGAAACAGCCTGAGTATGGCGGAACGTGAAGGCTAGGCGGGGACGTCCTCGGCCTGCTCGGCCTTCACGCGCTGGCCGACGACGGCCGAGACGCCGTCCTGGCGCATC encodes:
- a CDS encoding metallophosphoesterase, which translates into the protein MPSPTRRAFAALLAGATGLTLGTGAVVAAPAAVAAPVPAAAPVPAVPPLVVTEIDPDNVGDDHYEFFELANTTDADIDLTASGLSLTYIYADGDDRAKDKALTVPAGSVVPAHGAAVVWLQYASGKVDSFSKTDDDFRAHFPEGAEDYPIIHATGQAGMANGGDRGIRVIDGSGAAISWSFYPTGSVGADLSAHFALPADPTAPSMRVLTAQAEATPGVVDPAALQRPGDTAPGPDPDPEPTDPGEPAPGPQPDPTLVTAPLQVSELLPDSANVGTGDGYEFIEVYNATSEPVDFGDYTIRYLYPLEDLTNSQTALWPAQPSNPVIPAGGTLVLWVKNGANDALTAADFNAKFGTSLTAGTDLVEIHSAGMANGSPRGIEVITNTGFSVNRAYYNLAGADDTVADQGIQYAVDGADTTRQRLGGLAPASPGAVSADQVPTGLMLPAHDTAAPTITDTTASTITPDVPFRFAFSVTDDTQVRTVTLRWKTNVDAGFRSVNLTSDGSDGYSFTVPAADLTGARSVDYQVTASDGRSLSSTEVVHLPVDGADASPLRLNVTDGQFVAGQTRLAAATDDASDPVTLSVDGTPVPTTASLESEPVFAFDASGVNVFFKNGVRIGDDVLRIFDDGIPEGYETIATSVPLSYVTQGQELVVSVWAGTKAAPVIDPNENNDDFTIKNLRLVLPDGRTLTPVGYDDPSTVLQMGDSTGKLDYYDARFVLPDDAFAAKAALWDTTTVADGPHTVRASATGSEVSASVSVDNTAPVITTEAVDGTEYRGGFTLDASVTDAGSGVASSDATLDGSRIVLPYATSSVTLASGTHSFVVTAKDALGNTATRTVSFTTPDEQPGTELVSPVDGAIVGSHDVDLTATPTDPSGDVLDVDVAKGYRLDPVDAEVSSWKGATQIAAGTDRSDRTAITGEELAAMTGVDGIDSSVSSDTAFPYEMFDVTVPADAGDDFQARLAWSGSANANAKVLMYVLNTASGSWEEVDRHVTASGTAPESFDLGATVPAADHVADGVITVLVQHSEGFTSGDLSARSSDVTPYHPDATPRSDYDFTLAWETDTQYYNANPEYYQHQLDIHDFVLDQRDDLNLQYLFHTGDIVDDSTIEDQWLRADAAYDELDAAGLPYGVLAGNHDVGHKEDDYSHYSQWFGASRYASNPWYGDSYLDNRGHYDLFSAGGIDFMVVSMGWGPGDAEIAWMNDVIAQYPERKVILNLHEFMLTTGGLGDIPQRIQDEVVATNANVMMVMSGHYHDAFTRTDAFDDDGDGVAERTVYSMLFDYQGLAEGGLGYLRLLHFDDATGTITVRTYSPSLDDFDSDDPTLDMQNQEFTMSYDTLGITPATKELSTEAFSADILTTDVIGSLEDVASGTTVTVPWTGLANGPHGWYVRTEDPYGAIDLSAVRTFTVAAVDEPGNPGGPGTPGEPGTPGGPGTPGGPGTPGQPEDPSDSDSGDGAGADAGAGVTAPTGAGSGAAQDGLAATGAAPLLGGAAAALLLALGTVALVLRRRRAH
- the gndA gene encoding NADP-dependent phosphogluconate dehydrogenase; translated protein: MTEQGKANIGVVGMAVMGSNLARNLASREGNTVAVYNRSPERTRKLVSEHPEAGFLASESVDDFVASLSKPRTAIIMVQAGAGTDAVIAELADRFEPGDIIVDGGNANFHDTIRREKDVSARGIHFVGTGISGGEEGALNGPSIMPGGTAEAYETLGPILASIAAVAEGEPCVTHIGTDGAGHFVKMVHNGIEYADMQLIAEAYDLLRTLTKREPAELAEVFETWNSGDLESYLIEITAEVLKQVDAKTGKPFVDIVLDQAGAKGTGAWTVQNALDLGTPVGGIAEAVFARSLSSHPEQREAVQKTIQSRPDVVEVDVDSFADDIRAALYASKVVAYAQGFDEIIAGAKQYGWEIDKGAVAKIWRAGCIIRAQFLNRIVEAYENDPDITSLLEDPYFAKAVAEGEAAWRRVVSTAALSGVPIPGFSSALSYYDGLASKRLPAALIQGQRDFFGAHTYKRVDEPGVFHTLWSGDRSEIETEPSTH